A genomic window from Hypomesus transpacificus isolate Combined female chromosome 15, fHypTra1, whole genome shotgun sequence includes:
- the LOC124477678 gene encoding protein sel-1 homolog 3 isoform X1: MNPWTMGLHRVDTCVLLIHLSLQVVWSWDKVVFLNPPDEPVSGYPLRVAYSCDKPTLVQLECIVSFDTGKTSMVLQRNWNCEPGPTRVHTLILRLPDWLVYKPDWAVPVSQWVHTAMLRASLRDHGSTFSHGTSFAQRAVAVLQTAPPLSRPLKQHRLCLDWRIQMLTKTTAMPKCPSEQVTAHLLSSIYASAGENYGVMRTLQPYNSEVLEHLRLKAVSFPWCALSMWMFLTQYCQQRYCGLLYHIDSSSDYATPTLFLTDTGQVHIQMHGGSAVSSAFLCAFQMPLGQWCRLHMELRGRKVDVTMVCLDGEQKSVYFAQHIFTHHVELNDTDGYVVIGGSQYANGIKGYYGPMVYYRNQIPPLTTSEEVLVPGSISKTNLTGWLQSCHNLQSELRVKTSQYLQDRRRIESETSSFPEICMGAYCQWRLRLPRPVPQCGSWEHPSVPRRRHALQLSKSLASKQGGGELDLAAVGQALYSLSVRLLDQGRNTEVVAKILPLLLQAGCLGNNQALHTASVIYRSGLGVCLQPDKALQLSLLGAQRNSRLALLHLGHLYHLGESGITPDLDLAYAYYSHIAKQTSSDRLKPSPQQTYVESVYLNNEEVLRLQTNENHDLFHWLKLQARNGAADAEQAVARMLFWGQQGVSPDIHTAVKHYERGAVRLEDPTSMYDYAIVLLLGHGVQKDIPRAVMFLKKSAEQGFTPALNALGWYYERFEKEYELAVQLWEQADAQGSPDAAMNLGVMYAQGLYPGQPADQFKAYQYYQKSAQRGHVDGAIQLANVWTMGLRGHIQRRPANAVLWAKWAAEHNGYLGMNLRKALNSYFKGNMLMSLLYYLMVAESGYATAQFNAAYLCEHNTGGFLSPAYAAQCMRRYYNLTIRSQDPDPYALIRMGDLLSEGHKGRRDVAAAADMYKQAALRGDPQGWYSLGLLVQAEQKVPLPVLAQLGLAELYVADSSVLLSVLYHRCRDSNGTADSYLPCSLALFSAYMQSLQRDCTETFTLTGSVALAVVAPPILLLVLRSLRGRGSLHL, translated from the exons ATGAACCCCTGGACAatggggcttcacagggtggaTACGTGTGTCCTGCTGATTCATCTAAGTTTGCAG GTCGTGTGGAGTTGGGATAAAGTGGTCTTCCTGAACCCACCTGATGAGCCTGTATCAGGGTACCCATTAAGAGTGGCATACTCCTGTGATAAACCAACGTTGGTCCAGCTTGAATGTATCGTCTCCTTTGACACTGGAAAAACGTCTATGGTCCTCCAGAGAAACTGGAACTGTGAGCCAGGCCCAACTAGGGTACACACTCTGATCCTACGGCTGCCTGACTGGCTGGTGTACAAGCCTGACTGGGCTGTGCCAGTCTCTCAGTGGGTCCACACTGCCATGCTGCGGGCTTCTCTCAGAGACCATGGATCAACGTTTAGCCATGGGACCTCCTTTGCGCAGCGAGCTGTAGCTGTCCTGCAGAccgcccctcccctcagccGGCCCCTGAAGCAGCACAGGCTCTGTCTTGACTGGAGAATACAGATGCTGACCAAAACCACCGCCATGCCAAAGTGTCCGTCTGAACAAG TGACGGCCCATTTGCTGTCCTCAATCTACGCCTCAGCTGGAGAGAATTACGGGGTTATGAGGACATTGCAGCCTTACAACAGTGAGGTTCTGGAGCACCTGCGTCTCAAGGCGGTCTCCTTCCCATG GTGTGCACTGTCCATGTGGATGTTCCTGACCCAGTATTGCCAGCAGAGATACTGTGGACTGCTTTATCACATAGACTCTAGCAGTGACTATGCCACACCTACACTTTTCCTCACCGATACAG GCCAGGTACACATCCAGATGCATGGAGGCTCTGCGGTGTCCTCGGCCTTCCTGTGTGCCTTCCAGATGCCTCTGGGCCAGTGGTGTCGCCTTCACATGGAACTGCGAGGAAGAAAG GTTGATGTCACCATGGTGTGTCTGGATGGAGAACAGAAATCAGTTTATTTTGCACAACACAT ATTCACCCATCATGTGGAGCTGAATGATACAGATGGCTATGTTGTGATTGGTGGAAGCCAGTATGCGAACGGTATCAAGGGTTATTATGGGCCCATGGTGTACTATCGCAATCAAATTCCTCCACTGACCACG TCTGAAGAAGTACTTGTTCCAGGATCGATCAGTAAAACAAATTTGACAGGATGGCTGCAGTCCTGTCACAATCTTCAGTCAGAGTTAAGAGTCAAAACCAGTCAATATctacaggacaggaggagaatAGAGTCAG AAACCAGTTCTTTCCCAGAGATCTGTATGGGTGCTTATTGCCAGTGGAGGTTGAGACTGCCCCGGCCAGTGCCACAGTGTGGAAGCTGGGAACACCCAAGCGTCCCTCGAAGACGCCATGCTCTACAGCTGTCAAAGTCCCTAGCCTCTAAACAGG GTGGTGGTGAGTTAGACCTGGCGGCAGTGGGCCAAGCCCTGTACTCCCTGTCTGTGCGTCTGCTGGACCAGGGCAGGAATACTGAGGTGGTTGCTAAGATATTGCCCCTACTGCTGCAAGCAGGCTGTCTGGGGAACAACCAAGCTCTGCATACGGCCTCCGTGATCTACAGAAGCGGCCTGGGAGTTTGCCTGCAGCCGGacaag GCTTTGCAGTTGTCTCTACTGGGAGCCCAGAGAAACAGCAGACTGGCACTGCTTCACTTAGGCCACCTGTACCACCTGGGTGAGTCTGGTATCACCCCAGACCTTGACCTGGCCTATGCCTACTACTCCCACATCGCCAAGCAGACATCTTCAGACCGGCTCAAACCCTCACCCCAGCAG ACCTATGTAGAGTCTGTTTACCTGAACAACGAGGAGGTGCTGAGGCTTCAGACCAATGAAAACCACGATCTGTTCCACTGGTTAAAACTCCAGGCTCGTAACGGAGCAGCAGATGCAGAG CAAGCAGTGGCCCGGATGCTGTTCTGGGGACAGCAGGGGGTGTCTCCTGACATCCACACTGCTGTCAAACACTATGAGAGGGGGGCTGTCCGCCTGGAGGACCCTACATCCATGTATGACTACGCCATAGTGCTGCTGCTG GGACATGGCGTCCAGAAGGACATCCCACGGGCTGTGATGTTCCTGAAGAAATCGGCAGAGCAG GGTTTTACCCCAGCCCTCAACGCCCTGGGCTGGTACTATGAGCGCTTCGAGAAGGAATACGAGCTGGCGGTGCAGCTGTGGGAGCAAGCAGACGCCCAGGGTAGCCCGGACGCAGCCATGAACCTGGGAGTTATGTATGCCCAAGGCCTCTACCCTGGCCAGCCTGCAGACCAG TTCAAGGCGTACCAGTACTACCAGAAGTCTGCCCAGAGGGGTCATGTAGACGGGGCCATCCAGCTGGCCAACGTCTGGACCATGGGGCTCCGTGGACACATCCAGAGACGTCCTGCAAATGCAGTGCT gTGGGCCAAGTGGGCAGCAGAGCACAATGGGTACCTGGGCATGAACCTAAGAAAGGCCTTGAACTCATACTTCAAGGGAAACAT GTTAATGTCTCTCTTGTATTACCTGATGGTAGCGGAGTCAGGATATGCTACTGCTCAGTTCAATGCAGCGTACCTTTGTGAACACAACACT GGAGGCTTCCTGTCCCCTGCTTATGCAGCCCAGTGCATGAGGAGATACTACAACCTCACCATCCGCAGTCAAGACCCAGATCCCTACG CGCTGATCAGAATGGGAGACCTGCTGTCTGAAGGTCACAAAGGCAGACGCGATGTGGCGGCTGCGGCAGACATGTATAAACAAGCAGCGCTCAGGGGCGACCCACAG GGATGGTACAGCCTTGGTCTGCTTGTTCAAGCAGAGCAGAAGGTACCTTTACCTGTGCTGGCTCAGCTGGGGCTGGCTGAACTCTACGTGGCAGATAGcagtgtgctgctgtctgttctCTACCACAG ATGCAGAGACTCCAATGGCACTGCTGACTCTTACTTGCCTTGTAGCCTGGCTCTCTTCAGTGCCTACATGCAGTCCCTCCAGAGGGACTGCACAGAGACTTTTACG TTGACTGGCTCAGTGGCCTTGGCTGTGGTAGCTCCGCCCATTCTACTTCTCGTCCTGCGGAGCCTCCGGGGGCGTGGCTCCTTGCATCTATAG
- the LOC124477678 gene encoding protein sel-1 homolog 3 isoform X2: MNPWTMGLHRVDTCVLLIHLSLQVVWSWDKVVFLNPPDEPVSGYPLRVAYSCDKPTLVQLECIVSFDTGKTSMVLQRNWNCEPGPTRVHTLILRLPDWLVYKPDWAVPVSQWVHTAMLRASLRDHGSTFSHGTSFAQRAVAVLQTAPPLSRPLKQHRLCLDWRIQMLTKTTAMPKCPSEQVTAHLLSSIYASAGENYGVMRTLQPYNSEVLEHLRLKAVSFPWCALSMWMFLTQYCQQRYCGLLYHIDSSSDYATPTLFLTDTGQVHIQMHGGSAVSSAFLCAFQMPLGQWCRLHMELRGRKVDVTMVCLDGEQKSVYFAQHIFTHHVELNDTDGYVVIGGSQYANGIKGYYGPMVYYRNQIPPLTTSEEVLVPGSISKTNLTGWLQSCHNLQSELRVKTSQYLQDRRRIESEICMGAYCQWRLRLPRPVPQCGSWEHPSVPRRRHALQLSKSLASKQGGGELDLAAVGQALYSLSVRLLDQGRNTEVVAKILPLLLQAGCLGNNQALHTASVIYRSGLGVCLQPDKALQLSLLGAQRNSRLALLHLGHLYHLGESGITPDLDLAYAYYSHIAKQTSSDRLKPSPQQTYVESVYLNNEEVLRLQTNENHDLFHWLKLQARNGAADAEQAVARMLFWGQQGVSPDIHTAVKHYERGAVRLEDPTSMYDYAIVLLLGHGVQKDIPRAVMFLKKSAEQGFTPALNALGWYYERFEKEYELAVQLWEQADAQGSPDAAMNLGVMYAQGLYPGQPADQFKAYQYYQKSAQRGHVDGAIQLANVWTMGLRGHIQRRPANAVLWAKWAAEHNGYLGMNLRKALNSYFKGNMLMSLLYYLMVAESGYATAQFNAAYLCEHNTGGFLSPAYAAQCMRRYYNLTIRSQDPDPYALIRMGDLLSEGHKGRRDVAAAADMYKQAALRGDPQGWYSLGLLVQAEQKVPLPVLAQLGLAELYVADSSVLLSVLYHRCRDSNGTADSYLPCSLALFSAYMQSLQRDCTETFTLTGSVALAVVAPPILLLVLRSLRGRGSLHL, from the exons ATGAACCCCTGGACAatggggcttcacagggtggaTACGTGTGTCCTGCTGATTCATCTAAGTTTGCAG GTCGTGTGGAGTTGGGATAAAGTGGTCTTCCTGAACCCACCTGATGAGCCTGTATCAGGGTACCCATTAAGAGTGGCATACTCCTGTGATAAACCAACGTTGGTCCAGCTTGAATGTATCGTCTCCTTTGACACTGGAAAAACGTCTATGGTCCTCCAGAGAAACTGGAACTGTGAGCCAGGCCCAACTAGGGTACACACTCTGATCCTACGGCTGCCTGACTGGCTGGTGTACAAGCCTGACTGGGCTGTGCCAGTCTCTCAGTGGGTCCACACTGCCATGCTGCGGGCTTCTCTCAGAGACCATGGATCAACGTTTAGCCATGGGACCTCCTTTGCGCAGCGAGCTGTAGCTGTCCTGCAGAccgcccctcccctcagccGGCCCCTGAAGCAGCACAGGCTCTGTCTTGACTGGAGAATACAGATGCTGACCAAAACCACCGCCATGCCAAAGTGTCCGTCTGAACAAG TGACGGCCCATTTGCTGTCCTCAATCTACGCCTCAGCTGGAGAGAATTACGGGGTTATGAGGACATTGCAGCCTTACAACAGTGAGGTTCTGGAGCACCTGCGTCTCAAGGCGGTCTCCTTCCCATG GTGTGCACTGTCCATGTGGATGTTCCTGACCCAGTATTGCCAGCAGAGATACTGTGGACTGCTTTATCACATAGACTCTAGCAGTGACTATGCCACACCTACACTTTTCCTCACCGATACAG GCCAGGTACACATCCAGATGCATGGAGGCTCTGCGGTGTCCTCGGCCTTCCTGTGTGCCTTCCAGATGCCTCTGGGCCAGTGGTGTCGCCTTCACATGGAACTGCGAGGAAGAAAG GTTGATGTCACCATGGTGTGTCTGGATGGAGAACAGAAATCAGTTTATTTTGCACAACACAT ATTCACCCATCATGTGGAGCTGAATGATACAGATGGCTATGTTGTGATTGGTGGAAGCCAGTATGCGAACGGTATCAAGGGTTATTATGGGCCCATGGTGTACTATCGCAATCAAATTCCTCCACTGACCACG TCTGAAGAAGTACTTGTTCCAGGATCGATCAGTAAAACAAATTTGACAGGATGGCTGCAGTCCTGTCACAATCTTCAGTCAGAGTTAAGAGTCAAAACCAGTCAATATctacaggacaggaggagaatAGAGTCAG AGATCTGTATGGGTGCTTATTGCCAGTGGAGGTTGAGACTGCCCCGGCCAGTGCCACAGTGTGGAAGCTGGGAACACCCAAGCGTCCCTCGAAGACGCCATGCTCTACAGCTGTCAAAGTCCCTAGCCTCTAAACAGG GTGGTGGTGAGTTAGACCTGGCGGCAGTGGGCCAAGCCCTGTACTCCCTGTCTGTGCGTCTGCTGGACCAGGGCAGGAATACTGAGGTGGTTGCTAAGATATTGCCCCTACTGCTGCAAGCAGGCTGTCTGGGGAACAACCAAGCTCTGCATACGGCCTCCGTGATCTACAGAAGCGGCCTGGGAGTTTGCCTGCAGCCGGacaag GCTTTGCAGTTGTCTCTACTGGGAGCCCAGAGAAACAGCAGACTGGCACTGCTTCACTTAGGCCACCTGTACCACCTGGGTGAGTCTGGTATCACCCCAGACCTTGACCTGGCCTATGCCTACTACTCCCACATCGCCAAGCAGACATCTTCAGACCGGCTCAAACCCTCACCCCAGCAG ACCTATGTAGAGTCTGTTTACCTGAACAACGAGGAGGTGCTGAGGCTTCAGACCAATGAAAACCACGATCTGTTCCACTGGTTAAAACTCCAGGCTCGTAACGGAGCAGCAGATGCAGAG CAAGCAGTGGCCCGGATGCTGTTCTGGGGACAGCAGGGGGTGTCTCCTGACATCCACACTGCTGTCAAACACTATGAGAGGGGGGCTGTCCGCCTGGAGGACCCTACATCCATGTATGACTACGCCATAGTGCTGCTGCTG GGACATGGCGTCCAGAAGGACATCCCACGGGCTGTGATGTTCCTGAAGAAATCGGCAGAGCAG GGTTTTACCCCAGCCCTCAACGCCCTGGGCTGGTACTATGAGCGCTTCGAGAAGGAATACGAGCTGGCGGTGCAGCTGTGGGAGCAAGCAGACGCCCAGGGTAGCCCGGACGCAGCCATGAACCTGGGAGTTATGTATGCCCAAGGCCTCTACCCTGGCCAGCCTGCAGACCAG TTCAAGGCGTACCAGTACTACCAGAAGTCTGCCCAGAGGGGTCATGTAGACGGGGCCATCCAGCTGGCCAACGTCTGGACCATGGGGCTCCGTGGACACATCCAGAGACGTCCTGCAAATGCAGTGCT gTGGGCCAAGTGGGCAGCAGAGCACAATGGGTACCTGGGCATGAACCTAAGAAAGGCCTTGAACTCATACTTCAAGGGAAACAT GTTAATGTCTCTCTTGTATTACCTGATGGTAGCGGAGTCAGGATATGCTACTGCTCAGTTCAATGCAGCGTACCTTTGTGAACACAACACT GGAGGCTTCCTGTCCCCTGCTTATGCAGCCCAGTGCATGAGGAGATACTACAACCTCACCATCCGCAGTCAAGACCCAGATCCCTACG CGCTGATCAGAATGGGAGACCTGCTGTCTGAAGGTCACAAAGGCAGACGCGATGTGGCGGCTGCGGCAGACATGTATAAACAAGCAGCGCTCAGGGGCGACCCACAG GGATGGTACAGCCTTGGTCTGCTTGTTCAAGCAGAGCAGAAGGTACCTTTACCTGTGCTGGCTCAGCTGGGGCTGGCTGAACTCTACGTGGCAGATAGcagtgtgctgctgtctgttctCTACCACAG ATGCAGAGACTCCAATGGCACTGCTGACTCTTACTTGCCTTGTAGCCTGGCTCTCTTCAGTGCCTACATGCAGTCCCTCCAGAGGGACTGCACAGAGACTTTTACG TTGACTGGCTCAGTGGCCTTGGCTGTGGTAGCTCCGCCCATTCTACTTCTCGTCCTGCGGAGCCTCCGGGGGCGTGGCTCCTTGCATCTATAG